The Tamandua tetradactyla isolate mTamTet1 chromosome 8, mTamTet1.pri, whole genome shotgun sequence genome includes a window with the following:
- the CCDC82 gene encoding coiled-coil domain-containing protein 82 isoform X4 — MVHIRRRETRKNSKIEVPEQKSRVDWRRTKRGSISQLLDSDEGLDSDDELDSDDELDSDEELGSDESANELDSYKGLDSIKEPENERELKLIKVESEGNNSKHLINTGNSLAYKEENSKSKHESIDLPDHERHPSPEEDASNQHTGQIKEEDLEEEPIKRGKKKRKSSVMYDSDESDDSDILVTKVGVKRPRRVVEDDCSSLEMEQKNPDKTSAARKREQLQKLKELSKQRSRQRHNSGRDFEDSEKESCSDNDEDEEEEEDYEYEDEDDYIIDDFVVQNEEGDEENKSHQEGKLTTSQLKLVKQNSLYADTSKDSILKVYSFCLYFG, encoded by the exons ATGGTACATATTAGAAGACGTGAGACaaggaaaaactcaaaaattgAAGTACCTGAACAGAAATCTCGAGTTGATTGGAGGCGGACTAAACGAGGCAGTATTTCACAATTATTAGATAGTGATGAAGGGCTTGATAGTGATGATGAGCTTGATAGTGATGATGAACTTGATAGTGATGAAGAGCTTGGTAGTGATGAAAGTGCCAATGAGCTTGATAGTTATAAGGGGCTTGATAGTATTAAAGAACCAGAAAATGAGAGAGAGCTTAAATTAATCAAAGTTGAAAGTGAAGGAAACAACAGTAAGCATCTCATTAACACTGGCAACAGTTTAgcatataaagaagaaaacagcaaaagCAAACATGAGAGTATTGATTTACCAGATCATGAAAGACATCCGAGTCCAGAGGAAGATGCTTCCAACCAACACACCGGTCAAATAAAAGAGGAGGATTTAGAAGAAGAACCCATAAAgcgagggaagaaaaaaagaaaatcctctgTGATGTATGATAGTGATGAGAGTGATGACAGTGATATCCTCGTTACAAAAGTAGGTGTTAAACGTCCACGGAGAGTGGTTGAAGATGATTGTTCTTCACTGGAGATGGAGCAAAAAAACCCTGATAAAACTTCAGCTGCACGAAAGAGAGAACAactccagaagctgaaagaactctcaaaacagAGATCTCGTCAGAGACACAATAGTGGTAGAGATTTTGag gaCTCTGAAAAGGAATCCTGCTCAGACAATGATgaagatgaggaggaggaagaggattaTGAGTATGAAGATGAAGATGATTATATTATTGATGACTTTGTAGTGCAAAATGAGGAGGGtgatgaagagaataaaagccaTCAAGAAGGAAAATTGACTACATCACAGCTGAAATTAGTAAAACAAAATTCTCTTT